The Sesamum indicum cultivar Zhongzhi No. 13 linkage group LG2, S_indicum_v1.0, whole genome shotgun sequence genome contains a region encoding:
- the LOC105156770 gene encoding nascent polypeptide-associated complex subunit alpha, muscle-specific form-like: protein MKPLLCFLLVLCVCLNASGKRTEKRKYVSIRNKAKNEALVDCTAGNGIFKKLLKPGEKILWRLPKGTGGKSTSMICHVDIRNEDHVHGYFSAFLHKTCKNKCRWRILDDWRVQLKLTPGKWKTFKLEQNKEDARISGDQFCGVTSPDSATKRGKHKSENCGGDSCNDDNPVSSPGKDKSLPVPLKKREQHGPKEGDKCLGYFCPKEGRASPPKRSTEGTTKPKEQKKCTGASCKNSSQLSPPPTKPKQRGKLCIGGSCGSNGKIAPAPTNQKQPQQQPKKCDGKSCGKDTKVLPPAKQTSVSKEAKKCDVKVAPPPTQQKSRDTKSPPPTEGKSNSRNAKKCAGDLCGGGAKLAPAPSKQKSQQSTKCDGISCGGKTILPPPVSGQGKSRGPVPDGKLAPPPTKQKSKQPKKCESISCEKTDKQQHGKQTHGGYDAKHAPPPSNQKSEGLDAKLAPPPNHKRSKGPKTKLASPPTSQKPKGPDEKLAPPPKNQKSKEPHTKPAPPPTNQNSKGPNVKHAPPPTNQKSKVPKAKLAPPPANQKTKVPKPKLAPPPANQKSKEPTAKLAPPPANQKSKVPKPKLAPPPINQKSKGPYSKPIPPPTNQKSKGSHAKLAPPPTNKKSKGPDAKLAPPPTSQQSKGLTAKLAPPPPNQKSKGLDSKLAPPPTNQKSKGPKAKHPSPPPTNQKSKGPNSKLAPPPINQKSKGLAPPPTNKKSKGPKAKVAPPPPTYQKSKGPHSELALPPANQKSKRCDANLESPPTKQSKGPNAKLASPPTNQKFKGPNSKLAPTPTNQKSKQAHAKLASPPTNQKPKGPKARLAPPPPTNQKSKGPNVKLAPPPTNQKYKRPNPKLATPPTNQKSKGPTAKLAPPPTNQIPKRPSPKLTPPPTNQKSKNAKESPFTKGKPVLKGPNAKLAPSPTKQRSQQPRKCVGASCEKNATQTQPAKGKRRARGVEEKLAPPPTKQKSQQANKCDGTSCEKNAKQSLPTKEKPKSKEPDAKFAPPPTKQKSQQPKKCDGVSCEKNAKRPQPTEGAEKPNTRSKHAPPPNAKSPIDTKVQPKPNKDAKTAPPPSKQKSQKPKKCVGASCDENPKSPSPTKGKQKSKAPVTKLSPPPVKQKHNSSSPKKCTSAPCRPETEGPRKATKCNSGRCNDAARPPRRHKVFYSCIRDDSK, encoded by the exons ATGAAACCTCTTCTCTGTTTTCTTCTTGTCCTCTGTGTCTGCCTCAACGCATCAGGAAAAAGAACAGAGAAGAGGAAGTATGTTTCCATTAGGAACAAGGCAAAAAACGAAGCACTCGTTGACTGCACGGCTGGGAAcggaattttcaagaaattgttGAAGCCTGGTGAGAAAATTCTCTGGCGCTTGCCAAAGGGAACTGGAGGGAAGAGCACGAGCATGATTTGCCATGTCGATATTCGGAACGAGGATCACGTTCATGGATACTTCTCTGCATTTCTTCACAAGACATGTAAAAATAAGTGTAGGTGGAGGATTTTAGATGATTGGAGAGTGCAGCTGAAACTGACTCCTGGAAAATGGAAGACCTTTAAGCTGGAGCAAAACAAGGAAGATGCCAGGATTTCTGGTGATCAGTTTTGTGGAGTAACTAGTCCTGATTCTGCTACCAAAAGGGGGAAACATAAATCTGAAAATTGTGGTGGTGATTCTTGTAATGATGACAATCCAGTTTCATCTCCTGGAAAAGACAAATCTTTACCAGTGCCGCTTAAGAAACGAGAGCAGCATGGACCTAAGGAGGGAGATAAATGTCTGGGCTATTTTTGTCCGAAAGAGGGTAGAGCTTCACCACCTAAGCGGTCTACAGAAGGAACAACAAAGCCCAAAGAGCAGAAGAAATGTACTGGTGCTTCCTGTAAGAACAGTTCTCAGCTTTCACCACCTCCTACCAAACCAAAACAGAGAGGGAAACTTTGTATTGGTGGTTCTTGCGGTAGTAATGGCAAAATTGCACCGGCTCCGACAAACCAAAAGCAACCGCAGCAACAACCAAAGAAATGTGATGGCAAGTCTTGTGGGAAGGACACTAAGGTTCTGCCGCCTGCAAAACAGACATCGGTGTCCAAAGAAGCAAAGAAATGTGATGTTAAAGTTGCACCACCTCCTACACAACAAAAATCCCGTGACACTAAATCACCACCACCTACAGAGGGgaaatcaaattcaagaaatgccAAGAAATGTGCAGGTGATTTGTGCGGCGGTGGTGCTAAACTTGCACCAGCTCCTAGTAAGCAAAAATCCCAACAGTCTACCAAATGTGACGGCATTTCTTGTGGTGGGAAAACCATATTACCTCCACCTGTAAGTGGGCAAGGGAAATCTAGAGGACCTG TTCCTGACGGCAAACTTGCACCACCTCCTACGAAGCAAAAGTCCAAACAACCAAAGAAATGTGAGAGCATTTCTTGTGAGAAGACAGATAAACAACAGCATGGGAAACAGACACATGGAGGATATGATGCAAAACATGCACCACCTCCTTCAAACCAAAAATCTGAAGGGCTTGATGCAAAACTTGCACCACCTCCTAACCACAAAAGATCCAAAGGGCCTAAAACCAAACTTGCATCACCTCCTACGAGCCAAAAACCCAAAGGGCCTGATGAAAAACTTGCACCACCTCctaaaaaccaaaaatctaAAGAGCCTCATACTAAACCTGCACCACCTCCTACAAACCAAAACTCTAAAGGTCCTAATGTGAAACATGCACCACCTCCAACAAACCAAAAATCCAAAGTACCTAAGGCAAAACTTGCACCACCTCCAGCAAACCAAAAAACCAAAGTACCTAAGCCAAAACTTGCACCACCTCCAGCAAACCAAAAATCCAAAGAACCAACGGCAAAACTTGCACCACCTCCAGCAAACCAAAAATCCAAAGTACCTAAGCCAAAACTTGCACCACCTCCTATAAACCAAAAATCCAAAGGGCCTTATTCAAAACCTATACCACCGCCTACAAACCAAAAATCTAAAGGGTCTCATGCAAAACTTGCACCACCTCCTACAAACAAAAAGTCTAAAGGACCTGATGCAAAACTTGCACCACCTCCTACAAGCCAACAATCCAAAGGGCTTACGGCAAAACTTGCACCACCTCCTCCAAACCAAAAATCTAAAGGGCTCGATTCAAAACTTGCACCACCTCCCACAAACCAAAAATCCAAAGGGCCTAAGGCAAAACATCCATCACCTCCTCCTACAAACCAAAAATCCAAAGGGCCTAATTCAAAACTTGCACCACCTCCTATAAACCAGAAATCAAAAGGGCTTGCACCACCTcccacaaacaaaaaatccaaGGGGCCTAAGGCAAAAGTTGCACCACCTCCTCCTACATACCAAAAATCCAAAGGGCCTCATTCAGAACTTGCCCTGCCTCCTGCAAACCAAAAATCCAAAAGGTGTGATGCAAATCTTGAATCACCTCCCACAAAACAATCCAAAGGGCCTAATGCAAAACTCGCATCACCTCCTacaaaccaaaaattcaaagggCCTAACTCAAAACTTGCGCCAACACCTACAAACCAAAAATCTAAACAAGCTCATGCAAAACTTGCATCGCCTCCTACAAACCAAAAACCCAAAGGGCCTAAGGCAAGACTTGCACCACCACCTCCTACAAACCAAAAATCCAAAGGGCCTAATGTAAAACTTGCACCGCCTCCCAcaaaccaaaaatacaaaaggcCTAATCCTAAACTTGCTACACCTCCTACAAACCAAAAATCCAAAGGGCCTACGGCAAAACTTGCACCACCTCCTACAAACCAAATACCCAAAAGGCCTAGTCCAAAACTGACACCACCACCTACAAACCAAAAGTCCAAGAATGCTAAGGAGTCACCTTTTACCAAGGGGAAACCAGTGCTCAAAGGACCAAATGCTAAGCTTGCACCATCTCCTACAAAGCAAAGGTCCCAGCAACCCAGGAAATGTGTTGGGGCTTCTTGTGAAAAGAATGCTACGCAAACACAGCCAGCCAAGGGGAAACGAAGAGCTAGAGgagttgaagaaaaacttGCACCACCGCCTACAAAGCAAAAATCCCAGCAGGCCAATAAATGTGATGGCACTTCTTGTGAGAAAAATGCTAAACAATCACTGCCTACTAAGGagaaaccaaaatccaaagaACCTGATGCAAAATTTGCACCACCTCCTACAAAGCAAAAATCCCAACAACCCAAGAAATGCGATGGTGTTTCTTGCGAGAAGAATGCTAAAAGACCGCAGCCTACAGAAGGGGCAGAGAAACCCAACACAAGATCTAAACATGCACCACCTCCTAATGCTAAATCACCAATTGATACAAAAGTGCAGCCGAAACCCAATAAAGATGCTAAAACTGCACCACCTCCTTCGAAGCAAAAATCCCAAAAACCCAAGAAATGTGTCGGCGCTTCCTGCGATGAGAACCCTAAGTCACCGTCACCAACAAAAGGGAAGCAGAAATCCAAGGCGCCAGTTACCAAACTTTCACCACCTCCAGTGAAGCAAAAACATAATTCCTCATCCCCCAAGAAATGCACGAGTGCTCCATGTAGACCAGAAACAGAAGGGCCACGTAAAGCCACAAAGTGCAACAGCGGTCGTTGCAATGATGCCGCTAGACCTCCACGACGTCATAAAGTCTTTTACTCCTGTATTAGAGATGACTCTAAGTAG
- the LOC105156609 gene encoding uncharacterized protein LOC105156609, translated as MQASLEEKLSPDQGLDSEAKISQDFNKLKLAGDSEDGDVKVEEYEAMDHHGDDEEEEEEEEEDEDGEEFSFMFVGENTLQIAAEDAFVNGQIKPVFPLFNQNLLFSGDDSSSLHENLPMTPPVKKVLVEMNEEDVKVTPSSPENDGIMGPYCEWRGKRAVEASPESCKKSNSTGFSKIWRFKDFVGRCNSDGRDAFVFLNNNGQAPQPAPETAEEKSGKKDDSTVKIVRKVKKSAKSKTASLSAHEVYLRSKAKEEERRRAYLPYRPELMGFFTNVNGGLTKNVHPY; from the coding sequence ATGCAGGCTAGTCTTGAAGAAAAGCTCAGCCCGGATCAGGGTTTGGATTCAGAGGCCAAAATAAGCCAAGATTTTAACAAACTGAAACTCGCCGGAGATTCGGAAGACGGGGATGTGAAAGTTGAAGAATATGAAGCTATGGATCATCACGGTgatgatgaggaggaggaggaagaagaagaagaggatgaggaTGGGGAAGAATTTTCCTTTATGTTTGTGGGAGAAAACACGTTGCAGATAGCGGCGGAGGATGCATTCGTCAACGGTCAGATCAAGCCTGTTTTCCCGTTGTTCAACCAGAATCTGCTATTTTCAGGCGATGATTCGAGTTCTTTGCATGAAAACTTGCCCATGACACCTCCGGTGAAGAAGGTACTCGTGGAAATGAATGAAGAGGATGTTAAGGTGACGCCATCCTCGCCGGAAAACGACGGAATCATGGGGCCGTACTGCGAGTGGAGGGGCAAAAGGGCGGTGGAGGCGTCGCCTGAATCCTGCAAGAAGAGCAACTCAACCGGATTTTCCAAGATTTGGCGGTTCAAAGATTTCGTGGGGAGATGTAATAGTGATGGAAGGGAcgcttttgttttcttaaacaACAATGGCCAGGCGCCGCAGCCGGCGCCCGAGACAGCGGAGGAGAAGAGTGGGAAGAAAGACGATTCAACGGTGAAAATCGTCCGGAAGGTGAAGAAGAGTGCGAAGAGTAAAACGGCATCCTTGTCGGCTCATGAGGTTTACTTGAGAAGTAAGGCAAAAGAGGAGGAGCGGCGGCGGGCGTACCTGCCGTACCGGCCGGAGTTGATGGGCTTTTTCACTAACGTCAACGGTGGATTAACCAAAAATGTCCATCCGTACTGA
- the LOC105156611 gene encoding galactinol synthase 1-like, with protein MAPQVPSVEVIPTGTGKIPAIDAADHPTKGYVTFLAGSGDYVKGVVGLAKGLRKVKSAYPLVVAILPDVPEEHREILRSQGCIVKEIEPIYPPENQIQFAMAYYVINYSKLRIWNFEEYSKMVYLDADIQVYENIDHLLDTPDGYFYAVMDCFCEKTWSHSPQYSIGYCQQCPDRVKWPAEMGSPPPLYFNAGMFVFEPSKVTYDNLLETLLITPPTPFAEQDFLNMFFQPIYKPIPLIYNLVLAMLWRHPENVELEKVKVVHYCAAGSKPWRYTGEEANMDRDDIKMLVKKWWDVYNDESLDFKGEDGVAGEEAFSKPSIMASMPEPAVSYIPAPSAA; from the exons ATGGCTCCTCAAGTGCCCTCCGTGGAAGTTATCCCAACCGGCACCGGGAAAATCCCGGCCATTGATGCCGCCGACCACCCGACAAAGGGTTATGTGACGTTCTTAGCTGGTAGTGGTGACTATGTGAAAGGAGTGGTTGGTTTGGCTAAGGGTTTGAGAAAGGTTAAGAGTGCTTACCCTCTCGTCGTGGCGATCTTGCCCGATGTTCCTGAGGAGCACCGTGAGATCTTGAGGTCACAGGGTTGCATTGTCAAGGAGATTGAGCCCATTTACCCGCCCGAAAACCAGATTCAGTTTGCCATGGCTTACTATGTCATCAACTACTCCAAGCTTCGTATTTGGAAC TTTGAGGAGTACAGCAAGATGGTGTACCTGGATGCAGACATCCAAGTGTACGAGAACATCGATCACCTGCTGGACACACCTGACGGCTACTTCTATGCTGTAATGGACTGTTTCTGCGAGAAGACATGGAGTCACTCTCCACAGTACTCTATAGGGTACTGCCAGCAGTGCCCTGATAGAGTGAAGTGGCCTGCTGAGATGGGATCCCCTCCTCCGTTGTACTTCAATGCTGGCATGTTTGTGTTTGAGCCCAGCAAAGTCACTTATGACAACCTTCTTGAGACTCTGCTCATCACCCCACCAACACCATTTGCTGAGCAGGATTTCCTGAACATGTTCTTCCAACCAATCTACAAGCCAATTCCACTGATTTACAACCTTGTTCTCGCAATGCTTTGGCGCCACCCGGAGAACGTAGAACttgaaaaagttaaagttGTTCACTACTGTGCTGCT GGATCAAAGCCGTGGAGGTACACTGGCGAAGAAGCGAACATGGACAGAGACGACATCAAGATGCTGGTGAAGAAATGGTGGGATGTTTACAACGATGAGTCACTTGATTTCAAGGGTGAAGATGGTGTTGCCGGGGAAGAGGCCTTCTCCAAGCCTTCAATAATGGCTTCCATGCCCGAACCTGCGGTTTCTTACATCCCTGCCCCTTCTGCTGCTTAA
- the LOC105156610 gene encoding pantothenate kinase 1, with translation MESGRVEAKMEKKESGGVSHLALDIGGSLIKMVYFPSNSSRSIDDQVNGSSKDGLAASGGDLHYSLLNGRLHFFKFETSKVNDCIDFISSELLRHCGARDNEAPISGKNIIKATGGGAFKFADLFKERLGITLDKVDEMDCLVRGANFLLKTVHHEAFTYMDGQKDYVQIDHKDLYPYLLVNIGSGVSMIKVESDSKFQRVSGTSVGGGTFWGLGKLLTKCKSFDELLELSHRGNNRVIDMLVGDIYGGMDYSKIGLTSTAIASSFGKPISENKELEDYRAEDIARSLLRMISNNIGQIAYLNALRFGLKRIFFGGFFIRGHSYTMDTISVAVNFWSKGEAKAMFLRHEGFLGALGAFLSYEEHDLADMAHQLLQEFPQSSYSTEDGFRTARPATNL, from the exons ATGGAGAGCGGTAGAGTTGAAGCGAAGATGGAGAAGAAAGAATCGGGTGGCGTCTCGCATCTCGCTCTTGACATTGGAG GCTCTCTCATTAAGATGGTGTACTTTCCAAGCAACAGCAGTAGGTCCATTGACGATCAGGTGAATGGTTCTTCAAAGGACGGATTGGCGGCTTCCGGTGGTGATCTTCACTATAGCCTCCTCAATGGGAGGCTTCATTTCTTTAAGTTTGAGACTAGCAAGGTCAATGATTGCATTGACTTCATATCCTCCGAGCTACTTCGACACTGTG GTGCTCGGGATAATGAGGCTCCCATTAGTggaaaaaatatcatcaag GCCACAGGTGGTGGGGCATTTAAGTTTGCCGATTTGTTTAAGGAAAGGCTAGGAATTACACTGGACAAGGTAGATGAAATGGATTGCCTTGTAAGGGGAGCAAATTTTTTGCTTAAG ACAGTGCACCATGAAGCATTTACATACATGGATGGCCAGAAGGACTACGTACAAATTGACCACAAAGATCTATATCCTTATCTCCTTGTTAATATTGGGTCTGGCGTTAGCATGATAAAG GTAGAGAGTGACAGCAAATTCCAGCGAGTTAGTGGAACAAGTGTTGGAGGTGGTACATTCTGGGGCTTAGGGAAACTTTTGACCAAATGCAAAAG TTTCGATGAGTTGTTGGAGCTAAGTCATCGAGGCAACAACAGAGTGATAGATATGCTTGTTGGGGATATTTATGGTGGGATGGACTATTCGAAG ATTGGTCTTACATCAACAGCAATTGCATCTAGTTTTGGTAAGCCAATATCAGAAAACAAAGAGCTCGAGGATTATAGAGCTGAAGACATAGCCCGTTCTCTGTTAAGaatgatttcaaataatattggGCAG ATAGCGTACTTGAATGCACTACGATTTGGACTCAAGCGAATATTTTTTGGAGGATTTTTTATTCGTGGACATTCTTACACAATGGACACGATATCTGTTGCAGTTAATTTCTG GTCAAAAGGGGAAGCAAAAGCAATGTTTCTGCGGCATGAAGGATTCCTTGGGGCATTAGGAGCCTTTTTGAGCTATGAGGAGCATGATCTTGCCGATATGGCACATCAATTGTTGCAAGAATTTCCCCAAAGTTCTTATTCCACTGAAGATGGCTTTCGGACCGCACGTCCTGCCACTAACTTGTAA